The following DNA comes from Betaproteobacteria bacterium.
CCTTGCGGGTGACCAGCCCCATCAGGTAGACGACGCTGTTCTCGGTGACGACCTTCACGTAGTACTGGTTGACGTCCGGATTGCCGACCATGTTCGCCATCACCTTGCTCGTGATGTAGGAGTCGTCCGTCCAGCTCTGCAGGGCTGTCGGCTGCCCGACCACGATCTCGTTGCGGACATCGCGCGCGGTCTTCTGTGCCTGGGCGATCTTCTGGATCTCCTGGCGCACTTCCTCGCTCGGTGCCTCGCCCGTCAGCAGCACGATCCGGTTGAAGCTGGTGACGTTGATGTGGACCGCCTTTTCGCCGAACTTGTCGCGGATGGCGAGCGAGATCTTCCACTCCAGCGTTTCGTCGTCGGTGTAGGCACCGGTGGAGCGGCGGTCGGTGGCCATCATCGCGCCGGCAGCTCCGGCGCCCACCACCGCTGCTGCGATACAGCCGCCGAGCAACGGCATGACCACCAGCAGGGCGAGGATCAAGCGGGTTTGCATCACTCTACTCCGAGCAGAAGACAGTCGATTGCGTCGCACAGGCAGTGCAGCGTGAGCAGGTGCACTTCCTGGATGCGGGCGGTGTTGTTGGCGGGTACGCAGATGTGAATGTCGCCCGGCGCGAGCATGGCGGCAATCTGCCCGCCGGCCTTGCCGGTCAACGCCACGACCGCGAGTTCGCGCTCGTGGGCCGCCACGATGGCTTCCATGACGTTGCGCGAATTGCCGCTGGTGGAGATCGCGAGCAGGACGTCGTGGGTCTGCCCCAGCGCGCGCACCTGCTTCGAAAAGACCTGGTTGAAGTCGTAGTCGTTGGCGATCGAGGTGAGCGTCGAGGTGTCGGTCGTGAGCGCAATCGCGGCGAGCCCCGGGCGCTCCATCTCGAAGCGGTTCAGCATCTCGGCCGCGAAGTGCTGGGCATCCGCAGCCGAGCCGCCATTGCCGCAGCTCATAATCTTGCCGTCGTTCACCAGGCACTGGACCATGCGCTCCGCCGCGGCGGCGATCGGACCGGCGAGCGTACCGACGGCCTGCAGCTTGACTTCCGCGCTGTCCGTGAAGTGCGTGCTTATCCGGTCGATCAGGTCCATCGCGCCTGTGCGGGGCCAAAACGGGCGACATTATCGCACGAAGGCGTGCACCGTCCGCCTCGCCGGCGCGCGATATCGCGCCACTTCGCGTCATGCGCCGAAGGCATCGCGGATCCACTCGACCCCACCGCCGGGACCCGAGACGAGGACCGCGTCGAAGCGGCAGCGCGGCGTTCTCGCCTGGCTCGAGAGATAGAAGCCGGCTGCCTTGATGAGCCGCGCCCGCTTGGCGCCGGTGATGCTTTCCGCGGCCCCGCCGAAATCGCCCCGTCGGCGCATGCGGACCTCGACGAACACGACGGCATCGCCGTCGCGGGCGATCAGATCTATCTCGCCGAAGCGGCAGCGGAAGTTGCGCTGCAGGATGGTGAGTCCGGCGCGTACCAGATACTCGGCGGCCGCGGTTTCCGCAGCCTGCCCGCGGTTGGTCACGGACGCGCCGGGGAGAGCGCCCGCGGCTGGTCCGGGCCGAATTCGGCCGGCGTGAGACTGCGCTCCAGGGTCTGCCCCAGCGACAGATCGATGCGGCCGGTGACGCCGTCGATGCTCGCGGCCGAAGGCGGTGGCGCATCCAGCAGGGTCTGGCTCACGCGATAGGCGTCGATGCCGAGCGCGTAGAACCGCTCCTGCTCGTTGCTGACGCCGGAAGGTCGCGGATAGATCATCACCGCCGGATGATCGGGCTGCACCATCCAGGGCATGTCGAGAAAGCGTGCGCCCTCGAGGTCGGCGTTGGCCATGCTGTCGCCGCGCGTCGCGTAGAGCTGCGAGGTGCCGTAGAAGGGCGTGCTGCGATCGGCGAAGGCGCGCACGAAGCGGGTGCGCTGGGCGTCGCAGGCGACGAAGATCATGTCCGCCCTGGCGGTGTCGTAGGTGCTCTTGAGCTTGGCCAAAGTCTTCGAATCGGCGGGCAGCTTCAAGACCCCCACCACCCGCCCGCCTTCGGCCGTGAAGGCTTCGCTGAAGGCGTCCTGGATGCGCTTGGAAAGCGGACCGTCGGTCGTCACGACGAGCGCGGCACGGCGTCCGTCGGCCAGCGCAAAGGAGGCAACCTGCCGTGCCTCCGGCTCCGCCTGCAGACCGAGGACGTAGAGCGATGGCGGCATCGCGAGACTGGGGTCGGATGGATTCAGGGCGAGGGTCGGAACGGTGACCGCACCATGGGCGACGATCGCGTTCACCCCCGGCCGCGTCATCGGGCCGATGACGACGCGTGCGCCGTCGGCAAGCGCCAGGTCGTAGTTCGCGACGGCATCCTTGGCTTCGTCGACCATGCCGTACACGCGCACCGGCAGCGCGTTCTTGCCGTCCACCTTGGCCGCTGCGAGCACGCCCTGGCGCACACTGTCGGCAAAGCGGCCGAAGCCCGGGGACTGCGTGGGCAGCAGGAGCGCGATGTGCGGCGTCGGCCCGCGCGGGGCTTCGGTGCCGGTGGCAGCGGCACAGACAGGCCCGTATAGTGACGCGACAGCCAAGAGGAAGAAGGTGAGCCAGCCTTGCATGACGGTGCGACCGAAGGCGAGGATCCGAAATTATATGTAGTCGCCACTCCCCTGGGAAACCTGGGCGACATCACCCTGCGCGCACTGCAGGTGCTGGGAGCGGTCGACGTCATCGCGGCTGAAGACACGCGGGTGACGCACAAGCTGCTGCTGCATCACGGCATCCACACCCGACTCATCGCGGCGCACGAGCACAACGAGCGCAGCGCTGCCGCACGGATCGTGGCGCTGCTGCGCGATGGCAAGCAAGTGGCACTCGTCACCGATGCCGGTACCCCCGGAATCTCGGATCCGGGAGCGGAAGTCGTCGCCGCGGTACGCGCTGCCGGGTTCGCCGTGACACCGATTCCCGGAGCAAATGCGGCAGTCGCGGCGCTCTCGGCGTCCGGGCGCGTGACCGATCGCGTTCTCTTCTGCGGCTTTCTGCCGGCGCGAGCGGCGGCGCGTCGCAAGGCGCTGGAGACGCTGCGCGCGCTGCCGTTCACGCTGGTTTTCTACGAGGCTCCGCACCGCGTGCGCGAAACGCTGATCGACCTGCGCGATACGCTCGGGGCGGAGCGCATCGTGACCCTGGCGCGCGAACTCACGAAGCGCTTCGAGTCTTTCCACAGCTGCCCTCTGGCGCAGGCGGAGGACTGGGTGGCAGCCGATCCGAATCGGGAGCGTGGTGAGTTCGTCCTGCTCGTCGAT
Coding sequences within:
- a CDS encoding BON domain-containing protein, with protein sequence MQTRLILALLVVMPLLGGCIAAAVVGAGAAGAMMATDRRSTGAYTDDETLEWKISLAIRDKFGEKAVHINVTSFNRIVLLTGEAPSEEVRQEIQKIAQAQKTARDVRNEIVVGQPTALQSWTDDSYITSKVMANMVGNPDVNQYYVKVVTENSVVYLMGLVTRKEGEAAAEVAANTSGVKRVVKVFEYTG
- a CDS encoding phosphoheptose isomerase, giving the protein MDLIDRISTHFTDSAEVKLQAVGTLAGPIAAAAERMVQCLVNDGKIMSCGNGGSAADAQHFAAEMLNRFEMERPGLAAIALTTDTSTLTSIANDYDFNQVFSKQVRALGQTHDVLLAISTSGNSRNVMEAIVAAHERELAVVALTGKAGGQIAAMLAPGDIHICVPANNTARIQEVHLLTLHCLCDAIDCLLLGVE
- a CDS encoding YraN family protein, translated to MTNRGQAAETAAAEYLVRAGLTILQRNFRCRFGEIDLIARDGDAVVFVEVRMRRRGDFGGAAESITGAKRARLIKAAGFYLSSQARTPRCRFDAVLVSGPGGGVEWIRDAFGA
- a CDS encoding penicillin-binding protein activator, encoding MQGWLTFFLLAVASLYGPVCAAATGTEAPRGPTPHIALLLPTQSPGFGRFADSVRQGVLAAAKVDGKNALPVRVYGMVDEAKDAVANYDLALADGARVVIGPMTRPGVNAIVAHGAVTVPTLALNPSDPSLAMPPSLYVLGLQAEPEARQVASFALADGRRAALVVTTDGPLSKRIQDAFSEAFTAEGGRVVGVLKLPADSKTLAKLKSTYDTARADMIFVACDAQRTRFVRAFADRSTPFYGTSQLYATRGDSMANADLEGARFLDMPWMVQPDHPAVMIYPRPSGVSNEQERFYALGIDAYRVSQTLLDAPPPSAASIDGVTGRIDLSLGQTLERSLTPAEFGPDQPRALSPARP
- the rsmI gene encoding 16S rRNA (cytidine(1402)-2'-O)-methyltransferase, whose amino-acid sequence is MHDGATEGEDPKLYVVATPLGNLGDITLRALQVLGAVDVIAAEDTRVTHKLLLHHGIHTRLIAAHEHNERSAAARIVALLRDGKQVALVTDAGTPGISDPGAEVVAAVRAAGFAVTPIPGANAAVAALSASGRVTDRVLFCGFLPARAAARRKALETLRALPFTLVFYEAPHRVRETLIDLRDTLGAERIVTLARELTKRFESFHSCPLAQAEDWVAADPNRERGEFVLLVDGAEVERAAEAEEKSAERVLQVLLAELPLKQAVALTTTITGANRNRLYARALALRSDAS